A genomic stretch from Strongyloides ratti genome assembly S_ratti_ED321, chromosome : 1 includes:
- a CDS encoding Dilute class unconventional myosin: protein MDPMCTLGRQEKFPLENYTKGTSVWIRDSDVVWKCYVLLDNIKFSQSTILLQSIDDEDDIIEGKNDLTSLSYLHEPAVLSNLQYRFETLSSIYTYCGIVLVAINPYCDCSNLYGDEVIQVYSGVGKQVRGLDPHIYAISEEAYHDLCEYGKNQSIIVSGESGAGKTVSAKFVMRYLATVASNWKESEKNETGIEKKVLALNPIMEAIGNAKTIRNDNSSRFGKFIKINFNKRRTISGAEMRTYLLETSRVVFQTSDERNYHIFYQICAARNNDILKDLKLMDCTKYSYLYGGRCDAIDGVDDEKEFYETINALTRLGISNELQYIVFKILTAILIIGNINYTEINESIAQIIDDDSNNLLNICANYLSVDSSILKLWLTEREIRCGKELMRKPLTKTEAIINRDALSKLLYSSLFNWIVEQINISLSVEKNNKGNIMKSPNKDNKLESKFVGVLDIYGFETFTINSFEQFCINYANEKLQQQFNQHVFKLEQEEYVREGIEWVRIDFYDNQPCIDLIENRPGIIDYLDEQCKIGRGTDEDWLRSMSTCKNISKNPNFMLPKIYDPSFIVKHFAADVQYKIEGFIEKNKNTINEQLLEVIVNSKSEFIRNMINDSIGMITSGNERKKTVSFKFRESLKDLISVLSSTTPHYVRCIKPNDVKRSFYMESKRSIQQLRACGILETVRLSAAGYPSRMGYEDFSRRYRVLYTEDGKLWKNDCKKFVNITCTKYLENEKFALGKTKIFFRTGQVAQLERLRHERFSSAALIIQCNWRKYQAMKLFKAKKNALLLIQGSLKYFLAYRRIKYLQMYRAAIEIQSRWRGFYHRQNYKKLHNAVVVIQSHYRKNVIRKEYLRQKYENAAITIQKYIRGWLVRREQIERTIKIIKVQCLVRRWLARRKLRELKIEAKSVGHLQKLNKGLENKIISLQQKLDVAVSNMEYKKKYEKMEEEMAFLQNKLDEKEKYINELDKKAKEKENLEILFEKEKQKVVELSEELKNVSLENVKLTKERSECRNELALECSERIDAQKQVEEMRIQLMANAYLMAPESNPVFVDNETMRNDIINTQSKRKNFESSESRERLSKQESGDLHSGENNSPSSNENNSIIEKQMTLLFSQQKIIQKLRYRENELIRRLDEFLSSVEESSATNMYCASYDNLKYKSLESSYNKLKNEMSSLLGEKISSKSFLSNISVFSNFGDKNFKDIFNRLINENEKLILENNELKALLEKYLKSSNITSSKDSRINYLDYDSEDDDSVIASDSYNSFETELNLLREISDLKNRLSFKDKQLDEQITEIEKLHQRIENLTSFISPEFYQLAFPIIDDIVIENKVEGNQNYLDCAGQINNIIDENLSLQEKINKQNEKIDNLRKVSSNENTEYDKDNGICEHNKGLIKVTNIPEFANSLVIGLRAKIIKIIPPLLPANIIFGALRLFDKENDEIGFTSCFTNIHDNIKEIFNESSDFDVALIWFINSWKLLNLLRQYSMVDDKSEIIWFEKNTEQQKLRQLETRIESGYKIILKKHIEVVLTPKIVPAILMHDETKSQNNNDKSLDNLLDFMGSILTKLKRMNADDIIIQQIFSQLTQWVSSLSLNHMLFRKDLCTFERAFIIKHNVTELGDWLKKNKLSKYCEYLEPLIQATHLIQSQKTIKNVEILCGSMTNSLKPRQIISILQHYTPSIDFEDDEPTPEFLAMVKEHLSGREKENDELLLRGTYIEPFNVETFVYTDGNLEDISIPACLRLTSYCKLI from the exons ATGGATCCAATGTGTACATTAGGTAGACAGGAAAAATTTCCATtagaaaattatacaaaaggAACATCTGTATGGATTAGGGATTCTGATGTTGTATGGAAATGTTATGtattattagataatataaaattttctcaatctactatattattacaaaGTATTGATGATGAAGATGATATTATTGA AggaaaaaatgatttaactAGTTTGTCATATCTTCATGAACCTGCAGTTTTAAGTAATTTACAATATAGATTTGAAACATTATCTTCTATTTATACCTATTGTGGAATTGTATTAGTTGCTATTAATCCTTATTGTGATTGTTCTAATTTATATGGTGATGAAGTTATACAAGTTTATAGTGGTGTTGGTAAACAAGTTCGTGGTCTTGATCCTCATATTTATGCAATTTCTGAAGAAGCATATCATGATTTATGTGAATATGGAAAAAATCAATCTATTATAGTTAGTGGTGAAAGTGGAGCTGGAAAAACAGTTAGTGCTAAATTTGTAATGCGATACTTAGCAACTGTAGCATCTAATTGGAAAGAAagtgaaaaaaatgaaacagGGATAGAAAAAAAGGTATTGGCATTAAATCCAATTATGGAAGCTATTGGAAATGCTAAAACAATTAGAAATGATAATTCATCAAGATTtggaaaatttataaaaataaattttaataaaaggaGAACTATATCGGGTGCTGAAATGAGAacatatttattagaaaCATCACGTGTTGTATTTCAAACTTCTGATGAACgtaattatcatatattttatcaaatatgtGCTGCTagaaataatgatatattaaaagatttaaagtTAATGGATTGTACcaaatattcatatttatatGGTGGTAGATGTGATGCTATTGATGGTGTTGATgatgaaaaagaattttatgaAACAATCAATGCATTAACTCGATTAGGAATTTCTAATGAGTTacaatatattgtttttaaaattttaactgcgatattaattattggaaatattaattatacaGAAATAAATGAAAGTATTGCTCAGATTATTGATGATGATAGTAATAATTTGCTTAATATTTGTGCTAACTATTTATCTGTTGATTcttctattttaaaactttggTTGACAGAAAGAGAAATACGATGTGGTAAAGAATTAATGAGAAAACCACTAACAAAGACAGAAGCAATTATAAATAGAGATGCTTTatcaaaacttttatattcttCATTGTTTAATTGGATTGTTGaacaaattaatatttctcTTTCAgtggaaaaaaataataaaggaaatattatgaaaagtcctaataaagataataaactTGAATCTAAATTTGTTGGAGTTTTAGATATTTATGGTTTTGAGACATTTACAATTAATTCATTTGAACaattttgtattaattaTGCAAATGAAAAATTACAACAACAATTCAATCAACATGTCTTTAAATTAGAACAAGAAGAGTATGTTCGTGAAGGTATTGAGTGGGTTCGTAttgatttttatgataatcaACCATGTATTGACTTAATTGAAAATCGACCTGGTATTATAGATTACTTGGATGAACAATGTAAAATTGGAAGAGGAACAGATGAAGATTGGTTAAGATCAATGAGTacatgtaaaaatatatcaaaaaatccAAATTTTATGTTACCAAAGATATATGATCCCAGTTTTATTGTTAAACATTTTGCTGCTGATGttcaatataaaattgagggatttatagaaaaaaataaaaatactatcAATGAACAGTTACTTGAAGTTATTGTAAATTCAAAATCTgaatttattagaaatatgaTAAATGATTCAATTGGAATGATTACCAGTGgaaatgaaagaaaaaaaactgtttcatttaaatttagagaatctttaaaagatttaatatCAGTTTTAAGTTCAACAACACCTCACTATGTCAGGTGTATTAAACCAAATGATGTAAAGAGAAGTTTTTATATGGAATCCAAAAGAAGTATTCAACAATTACGTGCATGTGGAATTCTTGAAACTGTTAGACTTAGTGCTGCAGGATATCCTTCACGAATGGGATATGAAGATTTTAGTCGAAGGTATCGTGTCTTATACACTGAAGATGGTAAACTTTGGAAGAATGATTGTAAgaaatttgttaatataacTTGTACAAAATAtcttgaaaatgaaaaatttgcTCTAGGAAAGacaaagatattttttaggACTGGTCAAGTTGCTCAATTAGAACGCCTTCGTCATGAAAGATTTTCCAGTGCAGCACTTATCATTCAATGTAATTGGAGGAAATATCAGGCaatgaaattatttaaagcCAAAAAAAATgcacttttattaattcaaggatctttaaaatattttttggcTTATCGTCGtataaaatatcttcaaATGTACAGAGCTGCTATTGAAATTCAATCTAGATGGCGTGGATTTTATCATAgacaaaattataaaaaacttCATAATGCTGTTGTTGTCATTCAATCACATTATAGAAAGAATGTCATTAGAAAAGAATATCTACGTCAAAAGTATGAAAACGCAGCAATTacaatacaaaaatatattcgtGGATGGCTTGTTAGAAGAGAACAAATTGAAAgaactataaaaattattaaagtacAATGTTTGGTTCGAAGGTGGTTGGCTCGACGTAAGTTACGAGAACTAAAAATTGAGGCAAAGAGTGTTGGtcatttacaaaaattaaacaaaggccttgaaaataaaattatttcattacaACAGAAACTTGATGTTGCTGTCTCAAATATGGAa tataaaaaaaaatatgaaaaaatggAGGAAGAAATGGCATTTTTGCAAAATAAATTAGATGAAAAGGAAAAGTACATCAAtgaattagataaaaaagcTAAAGAAAAAGAGAATTTAGAAAtt ctctttgaaaaagaaaaacaaaaagttGTTGAGTTAAGTGAAGAACTTAAAAATGTATCTTtagaaaatgttaaattaacaaaagaGCGTTCTGAGTGTCGTAATGAATTGGCACTGGAATGTTCTGAACGTATAGATGCTCAAAAACAAGTTGAAGAAATGAGAATTCAATTGATGGCAAATGCTTATTTAATGGCACCTGAAAGTAATCCTGTTTTTGTTGATAATGAAACCATGCGcaatgatattataaatacacaatctaaaagaaaaaattttgaatctTCAGAATCTAGAGAACGTTTATCAAAACAAGAAAGTGGTG ATTTACATTCTGGAGAAAATAATTCACCTTCctcaaatgaaaataattccataattgaaaaacaaatgacgttattattttcacaacaaaaaattatacaaaaattaagGTATCGTGAAAATGAACTAATAAGAAGATTAGATGAATTTTTGTCTAGTGTTGAAGAGTCATCAGCAACAAATATGTATTGTGCTAGTTATGATAATCTAAAGTATAAATCTCTGGAAAGttcatataataaattaaagaatGAAATGTCATCATTACTGGGTGAAAAAATTTCAAGTAAATCTTTTCTATCAAACATTTCTGTATTTAGTAATTTTGgtgataaaaatttcaaagaTATATTCAATAGgttaattaatgaaaatgaaaaattaatcttggaaaataatgaattaaaagCATTActggaaaaatatttaaaatcatcTAATATAACATCATCAAAAGATTCaagaattaattatttagatTATGATAGTGAAGATGATGATTCAGTTATAGCTAGTGATTCATATAATTCTTTTGAGACAGAACTTAATTTATTGAGAGAAATATCTGACCTAAAAAATAGGCTTTCTTTTAAAGATAAACAATTGGATGAGCAAATAACAGAAATTGAAAAACTTCATCAAAGGattgaaaatttaacttCATTTATT AGTCCtgaattttatcaattggCTTTTCCTATAATTGATGACATAGTTATAGagaat aAAGTTGAGGGAAATCAAAATTACCTAGATTGTGCAGgtcaaattaataatattattgatgaaaatttatcattacaagaaaaaatcaataaacaaaatgaaaaaatagataatttaaGAAAGGTATCGTCAAATGAGAATACTGAATATGACAAGGATAATGGAATATGTGAACATAATAAAGGTTTGATAAAAGTTACAAATATACCAGAATTTGCCAATAGTTTGGTTATTGGATTAAGagcaaaaattattaaaattattcctCCATTGTTACCggcaaatattatttttggtGCTTTACgtttatttgataaagaaaatgatGAAATCGGTTTCACAAGTTGTTTTACAAATATtcatgataatattaaagaaatttttaat gaAAGTTCAGATTTTGATGTTGCATTAATTTGGTTTATTAATTCATggaaattgttaaatttactAAGACAATACTCAATGGTAGATGATAAAAGTGAAATTATTTggtttgaaaaaaatacagAACAACAAAAATT GCGTCAACTAGAAACAAGAATTGAAAGtggttataaaataattttaaaaaaacatattgaAGTTGTTTTAACACCAAAAATTGTACCTGCAATTTTAATGCATGATGAAACAAAAagtcaaaataataatgataaaagtcTCGATAATTTACTCGATTTTATGGGTTCAATTTTGACTAAATTAAAACGTATGAATGCTGATGATATCATTATACAACAAATTTTTTCTCAACTAACACAATGGGTATCATCTCTTTCATTAAATCATATGTTATTTAGAAAAGATTTATGTACATTTGAGAGagcttttattattaaacataaTGTAACTGAGTTAGGGGATTggttaaaaaagaataaactTTCTAAATATTGTGAATATTTGGAGCCTTTAATACAGGCAACTCACCTTATACAATCtcaaaaaacaataaaaaatgtagAAATATTGTGTGGTTCGATGACAAATTCCTTGAAACCAAGGCAAATAATAAGTATCCTTCAACATTACACACCATCCATAGATTTTGAAGATGATGAACCAACACCAGAATTTTTAGCAATGGTAAAAGAACATTTATCAGGAagagaaaaagaaaatgatgaATTACTTTTACGTGGAACTTACATTGAACCATTTAATGTTGAAACTTTCGTTTATACTGATGGCAATTTAGAAGATATTTCAATTCCAGCATGTTTAAGGTTAACCTCTTActgtaaattaatttaa